The following DNA comes from Denticeps clupeoides chromosome 14, fDenClu1.1, whole genome shotgun sequence.
ATCTCTGAAATATCTTGCTCAATGAAATTCTGGACAGGGTTGAGGGTATTAAAGATGCTATAATGGAGGTTGAAGCTCGTGTCCCCTCCCTTGAGACGGATGCTAAATTTAGCACTCATCTTCACCTTGAAGAGAAAACCCTGGAACTAGAAAGCAACATTAAGTTTTTTGAGGCTTCGTCTGAGCAGGCATTAACTCTTAAATATGGTAAGTTTCTTTTTATCGTGACTTTTCtttctggtttttatttttgaggAGTTATGAACTGAcattctccatctgtagatggTGAAAAGTTGGAAGCTAAGGTAAAGTCAAATGTGAACACCAGGACTATGCGTATCAGATCAATGTGTGATGCAATCAAACCGATTCTCGAGGAGGTTTGGAGCGATGAGATTCCAGATTTGCCTCAAACCCTGTTCTTCAATTTGTGAGTAATCTGAAATCTTTCTGCAGTTGAATTTTCCCAGTCTGGGTGTTTATACTGTGAATAAcgattttttaaaaccatttgatTACAGTGAAGCTGATGCTGAATACCAATTCAGTCAGAACCATTATGTTCTTACAGTCCCCCTTCCACTTGGAGGGAAATCTTTAAGGGATTTCAACTTCCCTCAAGTCCTTTCCACCCCCAATTTGGATTTCCCTCGACTTGGCATGGAGATTCGCTCCGTTGACATCCATGTTCCTGAAATAGTTTTTCCACAGGGTGTTTCACTTCATCTGCCTCTTTCAGGAAGGGCTGAAGTGTCTACCAAAGTGGAAAGCAATCTCTACAATTTAGAAACAGAAATGTCTGCTGGAGTAGATTTGGTTGATACCAACAGCTATTCTGCTAAGGTGGACATCACTGGAACTGGTCCCATTGATGCTCTTTCATTTAAAACTAAGGGTAATTACAAATCAATCTGATTGTATCAGCTTTACTCATGTGTAGTAGCTTGATtcatgaattttattttcataggTTCGGCGTTGCTTGCGAGCACGCCCAATGATTTCCTGAAGGCTGAAGTGAAGACTGAGTTTCAGCACCAGCTCATTGAGGCCCACATTGATGTTGCTGAGGTCCTGAATATTGACAACAAGGTACATGTGAAGTCGAGCAGCAACGTTCAAGCAACCAGCCCGCTGGGCATGCAGCTGTCTCTGGAACATGTTGGCCAGTTCGGTGCCAACAGTCAAGAAATCTCTGGGGATGGAAAACTGTCCCTCAGAACCGAACCTCTTCATGGCATTTTGACCCTGGACCAGTCATTTGAGGTCTTTCCTTTCAAGTTGGATGGCAAGGTTGATTCAACTCTTAAAATTGCTTCTGACTTAATGCAAgcacaaaacacatttgttgCTGACCTAAACAATGGGAAGCTGTCTGTTCAGTCCAACACAGCTGCATTTGAAGACACCATTGTTCAAACAGCTGAAATAACTTTCGACGATTACCAACTAATTGGGAAAAAAGATACCAAGCTAATTTTTCTCAGCACGACCATGCAGAGCAAAGCTGAGGTCACTGCTGGTGTGAGGGGAGTCACAATCAGTGTGGAGAACAGTGCTGAATATACAGATGATCGTATACTTGGACTGGTTATGGCAACCCTTGATGGCAATGGACTCACCATGAACAGTGATGCCAATCTCCAGTTTGACCAGTATAGAGGAACTCATAAAGCTTCTTTGACACTGAAGAAAGACGGTCTGAAAACTAGTGGAACCACTTCTTTGAAGGGTCTGGAAAATGTTAATCTGGAAAACACGTTCAGTTGTGCACTTGATGCTTCCCAGCTTTCATTTTCAGTTGATTCTAAAGGATTGTGTAAGGGCATAAAGATGGGCAATACTAACACTCTGACTGCTAAGCTGTCTTCGGTTGCTTTCAGTACCATAGCTGAGGCAATTATTGATAAAGATATCTTTTACAATCATGACGTTGTCATTGACATGCAGCCATACACTGCAACTGTGACCGTCAACAATAAAATATCCTTTGAGACGACAAGTTTGGAAAACAAAGCCCAATTTATGGCTAAACCTTACAAGATGGATCTGACTGGAAGTCAAATATATGCTGATCGTTGGGATGAAGTCAAGCACGTCTATGAAATAAAGTATGCAGACCTGACAGCAAGTGCTAAGTGGAGCACCACTGGAAAATTATGCGGAACTACATTTAATCAAAACACGGAACTGGAAGTTGCTGGACTTGCTGTAAGGCTCAACCATGGTAACCAGCTCAACTGGATGCCTTTACGCTTTGACACTTCAATCCATGCCACAGCTGTTCCATTCGCCCTGACCGTGAATGCCATTACAAATGGTGATGGAGACCTGGACTGGAATGGAAAACACAGCAGTCAGATGTTCTCAAAGTTCCTCTTAAAGGCAGAACCCTTGGCCTTTGTCCACTCGCATGAATGCAGGATCTCTGTTTCACAAAAATTCGAAAATGGTGCCTCTGCTGAAACCACACTTGACAACAAGATTGACACATTGTTTACTCCTTCAGAACAGAGAGCTAATCTAAGAGTTCTATCTCAACTCAACAGGCATGGATTAAATCAGACGTTTAGTCTGTATAATAGTCCTAAGGGTCTTGGATTTGAAATGGAAGGGACAGTCCATACCAGTCTATTCAACACTGTTGATGATGACAATCAAGATTTTACAGTTTCCGGATTTGTTAAATATGACAAAAGCACTGAGAGTCATATTATTCAACTTCCTTTCCTTGAGCTGTTCCCAGCTGTTCTTGAACAAGTGAAAACAACAATATCTGATATTGTATCGTCATCTGCCAACACAGAATACTTCAAATACATTATAGGCAATGTGGCTATGATGATGTATGGCATAGGTCTCCAAATTGATCAAATGAAAAGGAACATTCCAGAATGCACTGTCTTGCTTGACCGTCTGAAGGAGTTCATGATTGCTTTGAGAAAACGGATCATGAGTGGAAACCTTCCCCAAATGATCAAAGAGGATTTTGCAGCATTCATTGAAGAATATGACATTAAGGGAACGTTTCTTAGTATAATTGAACTAATTGAGAATTTCATCAAACGCATTGATTTAATGAAGTTTAAAGACAGCACTAGTAATTTCCTGTATGAACTTGAAAAGGAGTATGCAGTTAAGGCCAAACTTGAATGTGTTATCAAGGACTTAAAACAAATGATTACAACCATGGATGCACGCAAATTCATTGAAAGTCtgaaaaaatgctttaattctGTTAAATTTCAAAATCTGATAAATGAATTGATGGAATTGATTCCTACTGAGCAGATAATTAATTTGATTGACACAGTGAAAGCTTTAGTTGCAGAACTTGACATCGTTGGAAAATTTAACACTGTCTCTGGTCATATGAAAGCAGTCCTTCTTAAATATGATATTCCACAAAAAATTGAAGCACTCTTTGATAAAATTGGAGAGCTTCTAAGGAATCTCAAACTTTGTGAAACTGTTAACGTGATTTTTGATATTCTCAAGTCTATCAGTCTACATGTTGAAAAAGCCCTTCTCTACCTGGAAAATTCCTTTAACTACCTAAGAGGAACTGACCTTAGGCAGATTATTCAAAATCTAAATGCGCGAATTGACAGTTTAGTTAAGAACGTAAAGTCTTTCAACTACAATGCCTTCGTAGACCATGCTAATTTGAAAATCAATGAGTACACAACAAAATTGAACAAACTAGTTGAAGATCTTTCCATTCAACAAAAGGTTGATGCATGTAGAGATTTTGTCAACTATGTGGTCTCTGCCATGAGTAAGATTTTGCTGGAACTAAGAAGTACCAAATTTGCAGATGTGGTAAAAACTCTGAAAGATATCACTGAGAGTGTTGTCTTGAAAGACATGAGGCAACTGGCTATGAAGCTGAAGACTATAGTTAATGAACTGGATCTGAAAATTGAACTCCTTCAGTATGTCAAGCAGATCATCATGAAGTTCTTTGCCTTCATTGAAAATTTTGATATCAACACATTTGATTTGGAAAGTTATGCTGAAGTATTAACTAATAATTACTTGCCTCACTTGCCTGTAATTGAACTGCCCCAGATAATTCTTCCAGAGATTTCATTCCCTGCTATTCCCAAATTGAGGATGGAGCATCTCCTTCAAATTCCTCTTCAGATCCCTGATTTCAAACTGCCAGACATTCCCAGTGAACTGATGGTGCCAAGCTTTGGAAAACTGTATGGTGAGGTCAGAGTGAAATCCCCCATCTACAACCTTCGGACTTCGGCTGATGTAGAGAATACTGCTAGTAAAAACAAGGAGTCCCTTTTTTCACCTCAGTTCACTATCTACCTGGTCTCAGAAGGAACATCCCCAAGCAACAATGATTGGAACTTCAACATAATCTCCACTACTCGTGTGGCAATTCCCAAAATGAGGCGTGTGCTTATAGCAGAAACTCTGAAGCTCACACACTCTGTACTTACTCTGCAGCACCAATCATCTTTGACATTTTATGGCTTATCTGTCCAGGGATCTGCCAAAACCAATGTAAAGGCATCATCAAAACCTTACACTGGAGAGCTTGTAAACATGGCATTCTTTGCCATGGAGAGGGGAGTGTCTGCATCAATGGACACTACTTACAACCATGACCTCAACATTCCCTGCATTGAACTCTCTGGTAGAGCCAAGATAACTCAGAAGCTTGTGGTTCGACAGGAAGGAAGAAAAATTATGCTAAGTGTAGAGACCACTGAAACAGAAAAGCTGACTTTGTATGGCGACACTAAGGAGGCAACCTACAAGGGTAAACTGGAGATCTCTACGGACCTTCTCAGTGCCAGTCTCACATACACTGCCAATACTGAGAGTGAAGACATTAAGATAAAGGAGACTCTGAATGCTTATACTGGTCTCGATCAAATCACGTTTGATGGTCGCTTTGAAACAGAATCTTCGTACATTAAGAAGAGCCTTCTTGAGACATCAGGTGATGTCAACTTCAAGGATTTTAGAGCTGAAATGAAACTAACCCACAACACAGAGCTTGTTGGTCATATCAGTGGATCCTTGTCAAACTCCATCAACGTTTTAGCCAGACCTTTTTATATCGTACTTGATTTTAAGAACAAGGGCAGTGGCAAGGTCATACTAGATGAAACACTACCGGCAAAAATTGACCTCCTGAATGACTTCAGTGTTACATTAAATACCGACAGTCAGGAAATGAAAACCGTGGTCCTTGCTAGATTAAATCAACATAAGTATGCCCACAATATCACTATTTACAACAACCAAGAGGAAACAGCTATGCGTGCAGTTGCAGATGGTCAATCTGATCTTGAGTTCCTTACTGGACCCATTAATATTCCAGAAATGGACCTCATTGCTTTTGAGATACCAGCAATCAGCTTCAATTTTTACGAGTTCACAAACCTGAACCACGTGCTAAAAGACACCAAACAGGCATTTGATTTTGATGCTAATATGGTATCTAAGAAGATAGGCGAGCCGCTCATTGAGCTGGGGGTAATAACAATTCCCAATGTAGACAATTTTATTTATGATGTTTCCTTCAAGTCCTCTATTTTTAATCTTAATGGAAAAGCTGAGCTGTCATCTGGTGATGACAATCTTGAGTTCAGAATTTCTGCCATCTCTGCTTCTGAGTTTGATAGTCTCATGGCAAAGCTTGAAGGCACTAGCAGACTTATTGTATCAGATGACCAACTCAAAATGGACTCCGACTTCTCCCTGAAGAATGTCCACATTGAAGGCACTCATAAGAGCCACCTACACCTGGACGATTTTCCCTTAAAAGAAGACTTTGTGTCCTGGAAATCCAATGCAAAAGTTGACTTACCCATCTTCACATTTGAATTCAACCAACAGCTGTTTCCAGAAACCAATGTAATCTTCAGCCAGCGTGTAAAGTCCACCTTTGACATTCCAGTAGTCAGGGCGGTTGGCAACGCTAAAATGGAACAAACATTTAAGACTGGACTGGATTTCGATGCTAAGGCAACCATTGACGGATCTCTACTACAACTGGCAACCATAAAGGGAGCCCATCAGGCTACAGTCAGTCTAAAAAACGGCAGTTTGCGGTCAGCTTTGAAGACAACTggcaatgcaaatgtaaattatggAAATGTAAAGATAGAGTTTGATGTGGACAGATATCATGATATGGAATTGCTTCCTTTGCAAGTTTCTAATAAATTCAATtaccaaataaaaaatttgatcCACGTAGCAGACTTTAAAACTGAAGGAAATTATGCTGGAAAGCTCTTTCTTGACTGGCGCATAGACTCACAGGATCTTCATGTCGAATATGACTTTGCTCAGACAAGCCCAATTGGTGACTTTGTTTTGGGTGAAAAAGCTGTAGTTAATATGGCTGAAGATACATCCAAATGGACCTATGATGGCAAGATTGGTGTTCCTTTTTACCTCATTACTATCGAAGGTGCATGCGAAGGTACTGAGGACTCCTTAAAGCTCAACATGAAGACCTCTGCCACTTCCCCTTTTGTGATTCTGAAGTATGATATTGATTGTGAGTACACTGTCTTAACTAAAAGCTTGTCAGTAcgattttgtatttttttgtctaaTAACTAATGACATTCTCTCAAAACTGCTGTTTTTCTCCTCAACAGATTCTTTTAGCCTTGAAGTGGAAAATTTAGATCTGGTCATCAATAGCAAGAGTAGTTTTACCCACACTGACTTGTCTGTGGACGTTGTGCATAACCTTGAGCTTCGTGATGAAAGGTAAATAACTTTTGACGTACTCAGATATGTAAGTCTGTGTCTGTGCTAATGAACTATGCTAAATTACTAttacttttgtgtgttttagtccGTCCCAATACACCATCAATGTGGATGTTGCCAGTAATACCTTTACTGACATGAGCTTCCGCAATGCTCTCCAAGATGAAGGAGTCAGTGGATCTCTCTCTATTCCGTCCACCATCGTCTTTCGATATCAATGTTTGAGCAAAACTTCAGAAGACCTTGACACAAGACTCTTCTATGTTACTGCTGTGAGtgaattttatattaaattttacatttatgtgtgtTGTAAAGATAAATGTTGAACTAGATGTCAGGGATGCCAGAAAACATTTACAATCTAATTGCTTTCTAAATTatgaattcctttttttttacctttgtatGTTCTAAGTGATCCAGCTTGTTTTAGCATCTAGTTTACTAACCATTGATTACCCCTCAGGTTAAACCTTTGCTAAGAAATTGTAAAATTTGAAATGACTTCAACAATTCCAGCTTTTGTTTCATTGCCTATTTTGCCTTCTAACAGTCTGAAACTGGGAAGGAAGTAGACATCGTGGCCATCAAAGCAGATTTTAATGAAGAGGAGCCCATCATGAAGGCTACCTTCAACCTGAAAGCTCCTGAGGAGATAATAAGTTGCCTGTTAAAGAAAGTACCTGCAATCAAAACTTCACTGACTGGCTTTGCCGAGAAGAATGGTCTTGATGTTTTCCTTGAAAGGTCAAAGAGGACATTTGTAGAGACTGTAGATAGTACTTACAGAGCTATCAAACAGCATGATACACAGTTAAGtgatctgtctgtcttcttCAGGAATAAGATTAGTCAGTACCAAAAAGTCATTGAGGCCATAGTGAAGGAAGTAATTACATTCCTCAGGGAAACCAAATTGCCACTTCCAGAAATGAAAGAATTAACAATACCTGAAATCTGTAAAATGATCACTGACAATGTTGCTGCAGTTCTAGAGGAGCTCCACAAGGAAATTTTCATTGACCAGCAAGCCTACCTTGCACCCTTGCTTAAAAGCATCCAGGTCTCTGGGCCGAAAGGTCCGATCTTCATTGGAGAGCTGATATTTGAATCAGTGAAAGAGGCATTTGGTGATGTTATTGATATTTTAAAGAACCTGAAAAGCATTGATGTGATTCTCGAGGACCTGGCGAGGGCCCTCTTTGAGGCTGTTGAGTTGGCTCAAGAGTATGTTGACAGTGTGAACTCGGATCTTCTGAACATCATTGCAGCGAATATCAACTCTCTTCATGCTTTCTTTTATGAAGCGGTAGATAGTTTTGTAGAATTTGTTGATGGCATTCTGACCATAGATGCTATAGAATTCATTTCTAAATTGTCTTTGGATATATGGAAGAATATAGTGCAAGATTTCACAGAGGCGTTTTCTGATGTTCTGAGTGACTTAGGGCCTGAATCATTTATTAAACTGAATGATGGAAGACTCGAGATTGAGCTCTAAGAGAATAATATAGGATAAGCCCATTAAACACTACCACCGTGTGAATCCAATGCTTCTTTTCAGAAGGAAGACTAAaagctgaaataaatgttttgaacACTAGAATGTTTGTGAAGCAACAGGTTTGAATAAAGGTCATTAGTGACACATTACGCATTACTAAAATTTCTATCTGTGCTTATCAATACTGAAAATGTTCTGCATATTTTCATTtgcaataaaattataataagatTGTGTGAACAATTTTAGTGTGCGTGAGCATTTGTTTGAAAACATGGACGTAGGCTATACTTGCTGTTTAATAACAGCATGTATAGCAGTAATTACGCTACTATTACATATTATTAAGAAATACATACATGAAGCAAAGCAAAAAAGGAAAGATAATATTAAACTTAAACACATTGGTAAGGCAGGTGAAATGGGGAGAAATGTTCAGACACGAGGGTGGACACAAGGCAGAGACACAATAGAAGAGAGTTAGGATTCAAGCGCAAGTTGGTTTATTGCAGACATGACAATATAAACAGAGACATGGTCAAAAATACAACATTCAGGGTCAGTACTTAGGGAATAGGGAGTTTGGAGACAGAGAGTGGGAAAGGCAGACACTGTAACAGGGACGAGACACAGGGGACCAGGCAGGACAACTTTACTCAGACCAAGGGAGACGATCAACCTGGAGGGGAAACACAGACAAGGGTTAACATAGACACTTGGACACACTGACCATGGGGAATGCAGACACCACCGTGCGGCCATGTGGCAGGAATAACACACAGCAGAGCGGGATCAAGGGAACACTGCACAGACTGAGACAGACGAGACACGACAGGGGACAAGCAACAAGCTGACAAGGACccagaacactggtgcaggcatTCCTATTAAAGGTGAGGAAGCAGCCTGCACTCAGTGCACCGGGACCAGATTTGTTGGCAGTGCGGTGGCCACATAGGAAGGttatgtattattgttattattgttattattattattattaccacaaCTCTCTCTAttcctccccctctctgtctGCATTAAGAACTTTCTCACCAACCGGCCCCAGACTTCGCTCCTTGGCCCCCAATGTCCTCCATTCGCACACCGAGCACCGGTTacccacagggctgtgtgctgagccccctccTGTTCTGTGTCTACACCCACGACTGCAGTCCGGCCCACAACAACAATCTCATCGTCAGATTTGATGACGACACCACAGCGGCCGGACTTATCTCAACGGGAGACGAGGCAGCTAACAGAAAGGAGGTTCTGAAGttggcaacacaaaaaaaaaaaacattcattgtgGACTTCGGGAGGCACGGCACCAACGTAGCCCCCCTTTACATCAATGGCGAATGTGTGGAGAGTGTCCAAACCTTCCGGTTTCTCTGTGTCCTCCGCTGACGTCTCTTGGACAAacaacatcacagcagaagGCTCAGCAGCAGCTACACTTCCTGAGGGTCCCCTTGAAGCCCACCCTGGACTCCAACCTGCTACTGACCTTCTACCACTGGTCCATTATATTACAGTACGGTATGGCAGCTGCACCATGGCAGACATGGCAGTCTTGTAGAATGTGTAGTTACGTACGGACTGTGTGTGGTACGAGGAAGGCGCTCCACAAGGTCACCAGGTCTGTGGATAAAACCTATTGGCTGGTAGATACAGAACAatgaaaaccaggacaaaccAGGACCTTTTAAGCAGCTTTTGTCCAAAAGAATTCCAGGCtctaaattgaaaaaaaaccTGCTATATCTCCATAAAATGCCACATCACTAGGTGGATTAAAGAGTAAACAAAAACCAAGTGTGGATTTATTTTACGGTAAAACACAGTGCCTTGCTGCAACGCgactttttaaacacatttcaagCTATAAAATACCTCTGAGATACATCTCACTTAAACGCTGTATGTGTCTAACTCATTTCAAGATCGTTTTAAAGCATCGCTCAGGAACGGTCTCGATTCCTACGGGCGCgttgttttgttcttttagaAGCATTACGGctttggccccgccccccggcgGGGCTCCTGACCAATCGCGTGCGGTCTCCTCGCCGACGTCCTTCGTTCAAATACGACGAGGCGCCGGGCTCCTGCTGTCCACGTCTAACCAGGGACGAAGTAGGTGTTTTACAGTTAGTAAGTAAGTATTAGTAGTAGTaagtaagtgttattgtactaAATCAGAGAAGTTAATTCATACGACGCTGCTGACGGGGGGCGCGTTTTCCTGGTTTTTCTCTCCGGAGACATGGCTCGGCAGGAGGCTTTCTCTTCCCGTCCGGCCCCCGACGCTCGGAGCGTTCAGCAGCGGAGAGAGTAAGTTCCCGGCGCCTCTGTCCGCGTCGCCCGGCGCCGGGTTTCACCCCCGAATGACCGTGTTGTCGCCGCTACAGGGCTTTTGAGCTGGAACTCCGCAGCTACGCCGGCGCTGACCCCCTCGGCGTCTGGGACAGGTACGTCAGGTGGATCCGGCGCGCTTACCCCGAGGGCGATCCGGAGCGCGGCCTCGGCGCTGTGCTGGAGAGGGCCGTGCGGTGCTTCGCGCACGAAAGACGGTACCGCGACGACGGTCGCTACGTCAACCTGTGGATTTTATGGGTGGGTGCGGAAAAGGACCTTCTGCGATTCTGAATTCATGTCCTACAACTCGGATGTCTTCGTCTTGGTCCTAGGCGCAAAACTGCTCCAAGCCTTTGGAAATGTTCAGCCACCTGCACGCCCAAGGCATCGGGGTCAAGCGGGCAGCGCTGTACTGTGCCTGGGCTGAGGCTTTGGAGAAGCTGGGAGATCTCCACAAGGCCAACGCTGTGTACCTGGATGGCCTGAGGAGCGGAGCGACGCCTCAAGATGAACTCCAGACCATGTACAGGTAGGCAGCAGTGAGCTGGCGGAG
Coding sequences within:
- the apobb.1 gene encoding apolipoprotein Bb, tandem duplicate 1 → MGDTKLCLFLLLSTITLTLASRFKSFQKYEYLYETESLNSLNGAINGPKASCKVEIEVPGTCSYIMRTTECTLSEVVDTDAGQNPVFGPAATSGAFKAAMEKNPLKFTVEGDRNIKLFPENGELINILNIKRGIISALAVPVKEEKNFKMPTIYGLCSTDYTVNVRQDIADVTITRDLSDCDQFWPIKDRTSPLALFTDMHYPLAQLIDSSQTCNYKLDNEKKHPVSGTCTEKHVFLPFSHEEKGIVNVGKQTLTLQGVAVYNERVFDHNADNEQPLYLYESVDKSPIQDKKAPLAVLEELAGLSKTNDGHRRAHLAHKLVSLLRKMSVETLSSAVPEALQISPSLSYQALLQCGTPECSSAFMKALRTMQGYSLETDAVAYAMGLLPNVSPLLLSDMLEMAKFRQSKPILYSLSNVVKRLYKVEGTVTPEIKAVAEFILEQIGDCTGNEDHTYLTLKVVANMAEALGAASPALKSAVVKCVNQPSASSEVQLSAVQVFRLTSVPEEGREVLMQVILDSAAPLQKRIAAYLVLMKDPQSAELSQIFSALSAEEGQQAESFVISHLTNIQTSTSPETQELREKILDALQGNEIGPVMDLTKFSRNYKVGSLEGNMIFEGEGYLPKEVMLEMSLEAFGYDVDMFEFGIESKGLEPAVEALFGADGFFPDTVLKAVAYTSDRMPAMLNNAMKSVFPSPTCFSTPQMSQGIMNEFKDNINKLIKELKSNESPEAKMYLRLLGMELGYLTTKDIQEMASSALKLIDKPLSIFPTEFARKLLSSLDNEFFVHYIFMDNEFYLPTASGVPLRLALSGTFAPGIKGGLQFSRDKSQVELMPSAGIEFVTEMGAHLPDFVESGLEMHTNIYHESVLNAKMSITRNSLKLTMPALQRPMKLIGVTNTLVSVTTSGTKPIPSITEKIDVSKCTPFFSGVKYCTDLQYSDAFYNEDSPYFPLSGDSKFAIELHPTGQVSEYMATIDYKFEQNVDTLTLTLETEGNEKSEAKAALMFNRQMFTAAADLQIPDFDLELGLRLTPADAAARSKGTHSVQLDFVNNNIPEATLIVLTKVEGIKDAIMEVEARVPSLETDAKFSTHLHLEEKTLELESNIKFFEASSEQALTLKYDGEKLEAKVKSNVNTRTMRIRSMCDAIKPILEEVWSDEIPDLPQTLFFNFEADAEYQFSQNHYVLTVPLPLGGKSLRDFNFPQVLSTPNLDFPRLGMEIRSVDIHVPEIVFPQGVSLHLPLSGRAEVSTKVESNLYNLETEMSAGVDLVDTNSYSAKVDITGTGPIDALSFKTKGSALLASTPNDFLKAEVKTEFQHQLIEAHIDVAEVLNIDNKVHVKSSSNVQATSPLGMQLSLEHVGQFGANSQEISGDGKLSLRTEPLHGILTLDQSFEVFPFKLDGKVDSTLKIASDLMQAQNTFVADLNNGKLSVQSNTAAFEDTIVQTAEITFDDYQLIGKKDTKLIFLSTTMQSKAEVTAGVRGVTISVENSAEYTDDRILGLVMATLDGNGLTMNSDANLQFDQYRGTHKASLTLKKDGLKTSGTTSLKGLENVNLENTFSCALDASQLSFSVDSKGLCKGIKMGNTNTLTAKLSSVAFSTIAEAIIDKDIFYNHDVVIDMQPYTATVTVNNKISFETTIKHVYEIKYADLTASAKWSTTGKLCGTTFNQNTELEVAGLAVRLNHGNQLNWMPLRFDTSIHATAVPFALTVNAITNGDGDLDWNGKHSSQMFSKFLLKAEPLAFVHSHECRISVSQKFENGASAETTLDNKIDTLFTPSEQRANLRVLSQLNRHGLNQTFSLYNSPKGLGFEMEGTVHTSLFNTVDDDNQDFTVSGFVKYDKSTESHIIQLPFLELFPAVLEQVKTTISDIVSSSANTEYFKYIIGNVAMMMYGIGLQIDQMKRNIPECTVLLDRLKEFMIALRKRIMSGNLPQMIKEDFAAFIEEYDIKGTFLSIIELIENFIKRIDLMKFKDSTSNFLYELEKEYAVKAKLECVIKDLKQMITTMDARKFIESLKKCFNSVKFQNLINELMELIPTEQIINLIDTVKALVAELDIVGKFNTVSGHMKAVLLKYDIPQKIEALFDKIGELLRNLKLCETVNVIFDILKSISLHVEKALLYLENSFNYLRGTDLRQIIQNLNARIDSLVKNVKSFNYNAFVDHANLKINEYTTKLNKLVEDLSIQQKVDACRDFVNYVVSAMSKILLELRSTKFADVVKTLKDITESVVLKDMRQLAMKLKTIVNELDLKIELLQYVKQIIMKFFAFIENFDINTFDLESYAEVLTNNYLPHLPVIELPQIILPEISFPAIPKLRMEHLLQIPLQIPDFKLPDIPSELMVPSFGKLYGEVRVKSPIYNLRTSADVENTASKNKESLFSPQFTIYLVSEGTSPSNNDWNFNIISTTRVAIPKMRRVLIAETLKLTHSVLTLQHQSSLTFYGLSVQGSAKTNVKASSKPYTGELVNMAFFAMERGVSASMDTTYNHDLNIPCIELSGRAKITQKLVVRQEGRKIMLSVETTETEKLTLYGDTKEATYKGKLEISTDLLSASLTYTANTESEDIKIKETLNAYTGLDQITFDGRFETESSYIKKSLLETSGDVNFKDFRAEMKLTHNTELVGHISGSLSNSINVLARPFYIVLDFKNKGSGKVILDETLPAKIDLLNDFSVTLNTDSQEMKTVVLARLNQHKYAHNITIYNNQEETAMRAVADGQSDLEFLTGPINIPEMDLIAFEIPAISFNFYEFTNLNHVLKDTKQAFDFDANMVSKKIGEPLIELGVITIPNVDNFIYDVSFKSSIFNLNGKAELSSGDDNLEFRISAISASEFDSLMAKLEGTSRLIVSDDQLKMDSDFSLKNVHIEGTHKSHLHLDDFPLKEDFVSWKSNAKVDLPIFTFEFNQQLFPETNVIFSQRVKSTFDIPVVRAVGNAKMEQTFKTGLDFDAKATIDGSLLQLATIKGAHQATVSLKNGSLRSALKTTGNANVNYGNVKIEFDVDRYHDMELLPLQVSNKFNYQIKNLIHVADFKTEGNYAGKLFLDWRIDSQDLHVEYDFAQTSPIGDFVLGEKAVVNMAEDTSKWTYDGKIGVPFYLITIEGACEGTEDSLKLNMKTSATSPFVILKYDIDYSFSLEVENLDLVINSKSSFTHTDLSVDVVHNLELRDESPSQYTINVDVASNTFTDMSFRNALQDEGVSGSLSIPSTIVFRYQCLSKTSEDLDTRLFYVTASETGKEVDIVAIKADFNEEEPIMKATFNLKAPEEIISCLLKKVPAIKTSLTGFAEKNGLDVFLERSKRTFVETVDSTYRAIKQHDTQLSDLSVFFRNKISQYQKVIEAIVKEVITFLRETKLPLPEMKELTIPEICKMITDNVAAVLEELHKEIFIDQQAYLAPLLKSIQVSGPKGPIFIGELIFESVKEAFGDVIDILKNLKSIDVILEDLARALFEAVELAQEYVDSVNSDLLNIIAANINSLHAFFYEAVDSFVEFVDGILTIDAIEFISKLSLDIWKNIVQDFTEAFSDVLSDLGPESFIKLNDGRLEIEL